In a genomic window of Scyliorhinus torazame isolate Kashiwa2021f chromosome 5, sScyTor2.1, whole genome shotgun sequence:
- the LOC140418682 gene encoding uncharacterized protein isoform X2, with translation MEGKSSVNSEEKPWECEEGFRSTSQLEIHHPRHSVERPFTCSDCGKRFSRSTSLLQHQRVHTGEKPFNCSLCGKGFTQSSNLLRHQLVHTGKRPFICSECGKGFSRSSDLMTHQRVHTDERPFKCPDCGKCYKSSRDLILHQRAHTNERPFRCSHCGTGFKQSSQLREHQRTHTGERPFTCSACGSGFSRSSNLRTHQRTHTGERPYTCSECGKGFTQLSTLLNHQSVHNEKRPFKCPDCRKCYKSSRELLHHQRVHTDEKPFKCQDCEKCFKSSGELMRHQRIHTDEKPFRCSYCGTGFKTSSDLTVHQRTHTGERPFTCSQCRKTFTQSSSLLAHQRVHTRERPYTCPKCGKRFTQSSNLMRHQRIHNHTGDKLFTCSNCGKEFTQSSSLMTHQRVHTGKKPYDCSQCGKSFRCSSHLTEHLRVHTGERPFHCSECGQRFTCSSHLILHKRVHTGERPYVCSVCGKGFIRSSHLLRHQRVHTEEKAFTCTECGKSFTNLPNFQNHQRIHNGEKPFTCAECGKGFAAKSQLRTHTLVHTDERPFQCSDCEKSFKSRRELMNHQRIHSGEKPFTCPVCGRGFTQPSARLSHQRVHM, from the exons atggaaggcaaAAGCTCCGTtaacagtgaggagaaaccatggGAATGTGAGGAGGGATTCAGATCCACATCTCAACTGGAAATTCATCATCCAAGACACTCtgtggagaggccattcacttgctctgattgtgggaagagattctctcGATCAACCAGcctgctgcaacaccagcgagtgcacaccggggagaaaccattcaactgctccctctgtgggaagggattcactcagtcgtccaacctgctgagacaccagctagttcacactgggaagagaccattcatctgctcagagtgtgggaagggattcagtcggtcatCTGACTTGATgacgcaccagcgggttcacacggacgagagaccatttaaatgtccagactgtgggaagtgctataaaagttcccgGGACCTGATACTCCATCAACGTGCTCACACCAACGAGCGaccgttcagatgctctcactgtgggactgggttcaagcagtcatctcaactccgtgaacaccaacgcactcacactggggagaggcctttcacctgctccgcgTGCGGCAGTGGGTTCAGTAGGTCAtcaaacctgcggacacaccagcgcactcacactggggagagaccttacacctgctctgagtgtgggaagggattcactcagttatccactctgctgaatcaccagagtgttcacaatgagaagagaccatttaaatgcccagactgcaggaagtgctacaaaagttcccgggaactgctccaccatcaacgtgttcacactgatgagaaaccttttaaatgccaagactgtgagaagtgctttaaaagttccggggaactgatgcgtcatcaacgtattcacactgacgagaaacctttcaggtgctcttactgcggaactgggttcaagacatcatctgacctcactgtacaccagcggactcacactggggaaagaccgttcacctgctcccagtgtaggaagacattcactcagtcatccagcctgctggcacatcagcgagttcacactagggagaggccgtacacctgccccaagtgtgggaagagattcactcagtcctccaacctgatgagacaccagcgaattcacaa tcacactggagatAAGTTGTTCACTTGCTCCAACTGTggaaaggaattcactcagtcatccagcctaatgacacaccagcgagttcacactggaaagaaaccATAcgattgctctcagtgtgggaagagcttcCGGTGTTCATCCCACCTCACTGAACatctacgggttcacactggggagagaccattccactGCTCTGAGTGCGGGCAGAGATTCACTTGTTCTTCCCACCTCATTCTACACAAGCGtgtccacactggtgagaggccatatgtctgctctgtgtgtgggaaaggatttattaGATCATCACATCTTCttagacaccagcgtgttcacactgaagagaaggcattcacctgcactgagtgtgggaagagtttcactAATTTACCTAATTTtcagaatcaccagcgaattcacaatggAGAGAAACCCTTTACCTgtgctgagtgtgggaagggattcgctgcaAAATCGCAGCTTAGGACACATACACTTGTTCACACcgatgagagaccatttcaatgttctgactgtgagaagagctttaaaagcagaagggAGTTGATGAACCACCAGCGAATCCATtcgggggagaagccgttcacttgccccgtgtgtggcagaggattcactcagccatccgctcgtctgagtcaccagagagttcacatgtga
- the LOC140418682 gene encoding uncharacterized protein isoform X1, producing MEGKSSVNSEEKPWECEEGFRSTSQLEIHHPRHSVERPFTCSDCGKRFSRSTSLLQHQRVHTGEKPFNCSLCGKGFTQSSNLLRHQLVHTGKRPFICSECGKGFSRSSDLMTHQRVHTDERPFKCPDCGKCYKSSRDLILHQRAHTNERPFRCSHCGTGFKQSSQLREHQRTHTGERPFTCSACGSGFSRSSNLRTHQRTHTGERPYTCSECGKGFTQLSTLLNHQSVHNEKRPFKCPDCRKCYKSSRELLHHQRVHTDEKPFKCQDCEKCFKSSGELMRHQRIHTDEKPFRCSYCGTGFKTSSDLTVHQRTHTGERPFTCSQCRKTFTQSSSLLAHQRVHTRERPYTCPKCGKRFTQSSNLMRHQRIHKGLEGEDVTHSR from the exons atggaaggcaaAAGCTCCGTtaacagtgaggagaaaccatggGAATGTGAGGAGGGATTCAGATCCACATCTCAACTGGAAATTCATCATCCAAGACACTCtgtggagaggccattcacttgctctgattgtgggaagagattctctcGATCAACCAGcctgctgcaacaccagcgagtgcacaccggggagaaaccattcaactgctccctctgtgggaagggattcactcagtcgtccaacctgctgagacaccagctagttcacactgggaagagaccattcatctgctcagagtgtgggaagggattcagtcggtcatCTGACTTGATgacgcaccagcgggttcacacggacgagagaccatttaaatgtccagactgtgggaagtgctataaaagttcccgGGACCTGATACTCCATCAACGTGCTCACACCAACGAGCGaccgttcagatgctctcactgtgggactgggttcaagcagtcatctcaactccgtgaacaccaacgcactcacactggggagaggcctttcacctgctccgcgTGCGGCAGTGGGTTCAGTAGGTCAtcaaacctgcggacacaccagcgcactcacactggggagagaccttacacctgctctgagtgtgggaagggattcactcagttatccactctgctgaatcaccagagtgttcacaatgagaagagaccatttaaatgcccagactgcaggaagtgctacaaaagttcccgggaactgctccaccatcaacgtgttcacactgatgagaaaccttttaaatgccaagactgtgagaagtgctttaaaagttccggggaactgatgcgtcatcaacgtattcacactgacgagaaacctttcaggtgctcttactgcggaactgggttcaagacatcatctgacctcactgtacaccagcggactcacactggggaaagaccgttcacctgctcccagtgtaggaagacattcactcagtcatccagcctgctggcacatcagcgagttcacactagggagaggccgtacacctgccccaagtgtgggaagagattcactcagtcctccaacctgatgagacaccagcgaattcacaa gggattggaaGGAGAGGATGTCACACATTCACGATGA